The following coding sequences lie in one Pogoniulus pusillus isolate bPogPus1 chromosome 29, bPogPus1.pri, whole genome shotgun sequence genomic window:
- the LOC135188199 gene encoding corticoliberin-like produces the protein MQVRMISAASVLVLLFLPSETCSPLQWPRAPSHRLTLAPQPTWEPWPAVPRPPVPTSGPLPQRLCQGHGAEPATAPRSPRAVPSGKRRDGKPNSLDLTFHLLREFLEMSREERLAQKALSNKLLLQSIGK, from the coding sequence ATGCAGGTCAGGATGATTTCGGCTGCCTCCGTCCTCGTCCTGCTCTTCCTGCCCTCGGAGACCTGCTCGCCGCTGCAGTGGCCCCGGGCTCCATCCCACCGGCTGACCCTGGCTCCGCAACCCACCTGGGAGCCCTGGCCGGCAGTTCCGCGACCTCCGGTCCCCACCAGCGGCCCCTTGCCCCAAAGACTGTGCCAAGGCCACGGGGCAGAGCCCGCCACGGCCCCCCGCAGCCCGCGGGCTGTGCCGAGCGGCAAGAGGCGAGACGGCAAACCCAACTCCCTGGATCTCACCTTCCACCTGCTGCGTGAGTTCCTGGAGATGTCCCgagaggagagactggcacagaagGCCCTCAGCAACAAGCTCTTGCTGCAGAGTATAGGAAAATGA